The genomic region AGCCAATGCATGTAAGTTGTTAGCAAACTGGCGCCTGGTGATAGTCCACGGCCATTTGTGGTGCCCTTGGAATCCTTCAATTTGTGAACCAAAAATCGGAGTCGTTGCATCACCATAATTGTCGATGCCCCAATGGTAAACCCCAGACAAAAGGTCAGCTAAAACATACCCAACATAGCCTGCTACTATAGGTTCGAACCACATATGTGTATCAGCTGCACCCGTTACAGTCTTGGCTAGGGAAAAGAAAAGCGTGGTGCAACCACTGGCCACCCATGCTCGGTGGGACCATGTTGATTGTAAACTTGGATCATTGGACAAGGGAGGGCCAACACTAGGGATAATGGGAGTGATAGAGTCCGGTTTTGTCTCAAGCCGTGGCTCGATAACCAACTGGTTCTGACTGGACTTAGGCTTGGTTGTGGTGGTAGTGGCCGAACATGTCAACCTTGCAACAAGGTGCAGCCGTGGGCTAGTAGGAATATGCGTTAGAGACCTCGACGGGCACCTATGTTGTTTTAAGATAGACATTGAAAAGGTTTTGCCCAAGAAAAACTAAAAGTTGATTGCAATGAAAGAGCAAGATTTAAAAAGGCAAAGAACATGAAATAGTGGCTATGGAGTAAAGGCGGTGATCCAAATGAGACTGTGCCATAGAATCGACGTTGTGGTTTGCAGTGAGGGTGCGTGGGGATATTGAAGTCGCTAATGTCTTCCACATAAACATGTGCTCACAATTGGTTTCAATTGCTTGCCTTTAGAATAAGTGAATCTCCGTCACACAAGTGGATTAAAACGCCGTcgctttcatttttcttcagcAAGAGCAAGTTGTATTTCGATTATATTCAAGTTTTATGTTACGCAAAAGATGAAACAATTGAATTCTTGGGCTAAGGATTGAGAcgcaatatttaaaaaaaaaaattttattagtaaacTACTGTAATGAacgtaattttttaaaataataattaaatactttttattggtatatatattatttgactAATTGAGTTGGTATCATTCATCATCTAGGTTTTAACTTAGGAAATtatcaaatattcaattattttaaattttatataaaatttagaaaagtatAAATGTCAAATGTACgtgaaatttgatttaatgtgcaattttattcatgagctttaattttgtgaaattttatacataaaacttagatttgattcaattcttacAAACTAATcatacaattattgatatatcatcattttatgtttatatattgcatacataaataattatatttatctaatataaatttaaactgatgtatttat from Gossypium raimondii isolate GPD5lz chromosome 1, ASM2569854v1, whole genome shotgun sequence harbors:
- the LOC105780632 gene encoding fatty acid desaturase 4, chloroplastic, giving the protein MSILKQHRCPSRSLTHIPTSPRLHLVARLTCSATTTTTKPKSSQNQLVIEPRLETKPDSITPIIPSVGPPLSNDPSLQSTWSHRAWVASGCTTLFFSLAKTVTGAADTHMWFEPIVAGYVGYVLADLLSGVYHWGIDNYGDATTPIFGSQIEGFQGHHKWPWTITRRQFANNLHALARSITLTVLPIEILCNDPVIQGFVIVCAGCIMFSQQFHAWSHGTKSKLPPLVVALQDAGVLVSRSQHSAHHRPPYNSNYCIVSGVCNEFLDKNKVFEALEMIIFFKLGVRPRSWSEPGAEWIEEMDEAQSQVTVH